The following coding sequences are from one Formosa haliotis window:
- a CDS encoding bifunctional aldolase/short-chain dehydrogenase, which yields MDNLVKQFNYVDYLWDNEKASELGDDQVALFLYRSNILGADLRITNYGGGNTSCKTIEKDPLTGDNVEVMWVKGSGGDIGTLTRAGIAGLYTDRLRDLKNVYGGLEDEDRMVGLFNHCIYDLDSKAPSIDTPLHGLLPFAHIDHLHPDALIAVAAAEDSEKVTKEIWGDTMGWVPWQRPGFDLGLQLEKCLADNPGIRGIVLGSHGLFTWGDTSYDCYMNSLEVIEMASEYIEKKIAEKGSVFGGQKIESLPKAERLEKAAQLMPLLRGLCSSENRMIGHFSDTDVVLEYINSNDLERLAPMGTSCPDHFLRTKIQPLVLTLDKDEDLSDSEAILKKLEPAFETYRQEYADYYNTCKKDNSPAIRDANPVIIIYPGVGMFSFAKNKQTTRVASEFYINAINVMRGAEAISSYTSLPRQEAFDIEYWLLEEAKLQRMPKEQPLSRKVAFVTGAGGGIGKAIADKLAAEGANVVLTDINEDSLAEALATYKRDVAATAVCDVTNTDSINKAYKKACIEFGGVDIVVHSAGLAISKPLEETTDKDWDILQNILVKGQFNLAKFSTEIMRKQNLGGDYISIASKNGLVAGPNNVAYGTAKAAQQHMVRLLAAELAKDKIRVNTVNPDGVIVGSKIWEGAWAEGRAKANGITVEELPAFYAKRNLLNEIITPNDIANGVFALVGVLDKSTGNIINVDGGMANAFVR from the coding sequence ATGGATAATCTTGTTAAACAATTTAATTACGTCGATTACCTTTGGGATAACGAAAAAGCATCAGAATTAGGAGACGATCAAGTCGCCTTATTTTTATACCGGTCAAATATTTTAGGAGCAGATTTAAGGATTACTAATTATGGCGGTGGAAATACGAGTTGTAAAACCATAGAAAAAGACCCTTTAACAGGAGATAATGTAGAAGTAATGTGGGTAAAAGGATCTGGAGGAGATATCGGAACCTTAACACGTGCAGGAATCGCAGGTTTGTATACAGATCGCTTACGTGATTTAAAAAATGTTTATGGCGGATTAGAAGATGAAGATCGTATGGTTGGACTTTTTAACCATTGTATTTACGATTTAGACAGTAAAGCACCATCTATAGACACCCCTTTACACGGTTTATTACCCTTTGCACATATCGACCACTTACATCCAGATGCTTTAATAGCCGTTGCGGCAGCAGAGGATAGCGAAAAGGTTACCAAAGAAATTTGGGGAGATACTATGGGGTGGGTGCCTTGGCAACGTCCAGGTTTCGATTTGGGTTTACAATTAGAAAAATGTTTAGCCGATAACCCTGGCATTCGTGGCATTGTATTAGGATCTCACGGATTATTTACTTGGGGAGATACTTCGTACGACTGTTATATGAATAGTTTGGAAGTTATTGAAATGGCTTCAGAGTATATCGAAAAAAAGATTGCTGAAAAAGGATCTGTTTTCGGCGGACAAAAAATAGAGTCTCTACCTAAAGCGGAGCGTTTAGAAAAAGCCGCACAATTAATGCCTTTATTAAGAGGATTATGTTCTTCGGAAAACAGAATGATTGGTCATTTTTCTGATACCGATGTGGTTTTAGAATATATCAATAGTAATGATTTAGAGCGTTTAGCACCTATGGGAACTTCGTGCCCAGATCATTTTTTAAGAACAAAAATTCAACCATTAGTGTTGACTTTAGATAAAGATGAAGACTTATCAGATTCAGAAGCTATTCTTAAAAAATTAGAACCTGCTTTTGAAACTTACCGACAGGAATACGCAGATTACTACAACACGTGTAAAAAGGACAACAGTCCAGCCATTCGTGATGCCAATCCGGTAATTATTATTTATCCGGGTGTAGGGATGTTCAGTTTTGCCAAAAACAAACAAACTACACGTGTGGCAAGCGAATTTTATATTAATGCCATTAACGTGATGCGTGGGGCAGAAGCGATTTCATCGTATACCTCATTACCAAGGCAAGAAGCTTTTGATATAGAATATTGGTTGTTAGAAGAAGCCAAATTACAGCGTATGCCTAAGGAACAACCGTTATCTCGCAAAGTAGCCTTTGTTACTGGAGCTGGTGGAGGAATTGGAAAAGCAATTGCCGATAAGCTAGCCGCTGAAGGTGCGAACGTGGTACTTACAGATATTAATGAAGACAGTCTTGCAGAAGCTTTGGCAACCTACAAACGCGACGTTGCTGCAACGGCAGTTTGCGATGTTACCAATACAGATTCAATTAATAAGGCTTACAAAAAAGCATGTATTGAATTTGGAGGCGTAGATATCGTAGTGCACAGCGCAGGATTAGCGATCTCTAAGCCTTTAGAAGAAACAACAGATAAAGATTGGGATATTTTACAAAACATTTTAGTAAAAGGACAATTTAACCTAGCGAAGTTTTCAACTGAAATCATGAGAAAACAAAATTTAGGTGGCGATTATATTTCTATAGCCAGTAAAAACGGATTGGTCGCAGGGCCAAACAATGTGGCTTACGGTACTGCAAAAGCAGCTCAACAACACATGGTGCGTTTATTAGCAGCCGAGTTAGCTAAAGATAAAATTAGAGTAAACACCGTAAACCCAGATGGCGTTATAGTAGGTAGTAAAATTTGGGAAGGAGCTTGGGCAGAAGGACGTGCAAAAGCCAATGGAATAACTGTTGAAGAATTACCTGCATTTTATGCTAAAAGAAATTTATTAAACGAAATTATTACTCCAAACGATATTGCCAACGGCGTATTTGCACTAGTAGGAGTTTTAGATAAATCGACCGGAAATATTATTAATGTAGACGGTGGAATGGCTAATGCATTTGTGCGTTAG
- a CDS encoding sugar isomerase, translating to MKLQKSQISELNQKGSENHKSQFDFLANTLEKNNHNTKSIINSLAEFQVAIPSWALGAGGTRFGRFSYYGEPSNLTQKLDDVGLLHSLTQTAGAVSLHIPWDIPEDYSAIKDQANSLNLKFDAVNSNTFQDQKDAKESYKYGSLSNTSQAVREQAIAHNQEVIKIGEQLGSKSLTVWLADGSNFPGQNNFQTALSNTESSLKSIYKTLPDDWKLFIEYKPYEPNFYSTVIQDWGTSFMLANACGDKAYTLVDLGHHLPNTNIEQIVSTLMLKGKLGGFHFNDSKYGDDDVTVGSVKPYALFLIFNELVYGMQNNPQNPELSWMIDASHNIKDPLEDLIQSLEAIQEAYAKALLVDQAQLKQAQSAHDVVACQEILQKAYRTDVRPLLAQARLQSGGALDPLGVYRELKIREALIQERGKHSIASGL from the coding sequence ATGAAATTACAGAAATCTCAAATATCAGAATTAAACCAAAAAGGAAGTGAAAATCATAAGAGTCAATTTGATTTCTTAGCAAATACATTAGAAAAAAACAACCACAATACCAAAAGCATCATTAATAGTCTGGCTGAATTTCAGGTGGCTATTCCAAGTTGGGCTTTAGGTGCTGGAGGTACGCGTTTTGGGCGTTTTTCTTATTATGGCGAGCCTTCAAATTTAACTCAGAAATTAGACGATGTTGGACTTTTACATAGTTTAACGCAAACAGCAGGAGCAGTGTCGTTACATATTCCTTGGGACATACCAGAGGATTATAGCGCGATTAAAGATCAAGCAAATAGTTTAAATTTAAAGTTCGATGCTGTAAATTCTAATACCTTTCAAGATCAAAAGGATGCTAAAGAAAGTTATAAATACGGATCTTTAAGCAATACCAGTCAAGCAGTTCGAGAGCAAGCCATTGCGCACAACCAAGAGGTTATAAAAATTGGTGAACAATTGGGGTCTAAAAGTTTAACCGTTTGGTTAGCCGATGGTTCTAATTTTCCTGGACAAAATAATTTTCAAACGGCACTTTCAAATACTGAAAGCAGCTTAAAATCGATATACAAAACGCTTCCAGACGACTGGAAACTGTTTATAGAATACAAACCTTACGAACCTAATTTCTACAGCACCGTTATTCAAGATTGGGGAACCTCGTTTATGTTGGCCAATGCTTGTGGTGATAAAGCGTATACGTTAGTAGATTTAGGGCATCATTTACCAAATACAAACATCGAACAGATTGTATCAACTCTAATGCTGAAAGGTAAATTAGGTGGATTTCATTTTAACGATAGTAAATATGGCGACGATGATGTCACTGTGGGAAGTGTAAAACCATACGCTCTATTTTTAATTTTTAATGAATTGGTTTACGGTATGCAAAACAATCCGCAAAATCCAGAATTGTCTTGGATGATTGATGCGAGCCATAATATAAAAGATCCGTTAGAGGATTTAATTCAATCTTTAGAAGCTATTCAAGAAGCTTATGCAAAAGCTTTATTAGTAGATCAAGCACAATTAAAGCAAGCTCAATCGGCTCATGATGTGGTGGCATGTCAAGAAATTTTACAAAAGGCTTACCGCACCGATGTACGTCCGTTATTAGCACAAGCAAGACTACAATCTGGTGGCGCTTTAGATCCGTTAGGGGTGTACCGAGAATTAAAAATTAGAGAGGCTTTAATTCAAGAACGTGGAAAACACAGTATTGCTTCCGGGTTATAA
- a CDS encoding PQQ-dependent sugar dehydrogenase, with protein sequence MTKVKHLLSIVLLLHFFACAQDKNTNVANYEYETVVNDLEIPWGFVFLPDNSMLITEKAGTLIHFKNGKKTEITGLPAIKRHGQGGLMDIALHPDYKNNGWIYFTYASAEGEGSGANTALMRAKISNNTLTNKELLYKATPNFSGPDHFGSRIIFDKNNYLFFSIGERGERDLNPQDLTRDGGKIYRLKDDGSIPADNPFVNTPNAKKAIYTYGHRNPQGLIYIEETNSIWSHEHGPKGGDEINIIEAGKNYGWPVITYGINYWGTKITDITEKEGMEQPIHYWTPSIAPSGMCYVTSDKYKGWKGNILVGSLRFQYLDRCVIKNNKVVYEEKLLDNLGRVRSVVQGPDGYIYAGVENVGIVKIIPKN encoded by the coding sequence ATGACTAAGGTAAAACACTTATTATCAATAGTTTTGTTGTTGCACTTTTTTGCTTGTGCTCAAGATAAAAATACCAACGTAGCTAATTACGAATACGAAACTGTAGTTAATGACCTTGAAATTCCTTGGGGGTTTGTGTTTTTACCAGATAATTCTATGTTAATTACTGAAAAAGCTGGAACATTAATTCATTTTAAAAATGGTAAAAAAACAGAAATAACGGGGTTACCGGCTATAAAACGTCACGGTCAAGGTGGCTTAATGGACATTGCATTGCATCCCGATTATAAAAACAATGGTTGGATTTACTTTACTTATGCCTCTGCCGAGGGTGAAGGCTCTGGTGCAAACACTGCACTTATGCGCGCAAAAATTAGCAATAACACGTTAACCAATAAAGAATTACTTTATAAAGCTACTCCAAACTTTTCTGGGCCAGATCATTTCGGGTCTCGAATCATATTCGATAAAAACAATTATTTATTTTTTAGCATTGGCGAACGTGGCGAGCGCGATCTTAATCCGCAGGATCTTACTAGAGATGGCGGAAAAATTTACCGTTTAAAGGACGACGGTAGTATTCCAGCAGACAATCCATTTGTAAATACACCAAATGCAAAAAAAGCAATTTATACTTATGGCCACAGGAATCCGCAAGGCTTAATTTATATCGAAGAAACAAACAGCATTTGGTCTCACGAACACGGACCTAAAGGGGGCGATGAAATAAATATTATTGAAGCAGGTAAAAATTACGGTTGGCCTGTAATTACCTACGGTATTAATTATTGGGGCACCAAAATTACAGATATTACCGAAAAAGAAGGCATGGAACAACCTATTCATTATTGGACGCCTTCTATTGCTCCTTCCGGTATGTGTTATGTAACTAGCGACAAATACAAAGGTTGGAAAGGCAATATTTTAGTAGGATCGTTAAGATTTCAATACTTAGATCGTTGTGTTATTAAGAATAATAAGGTGGTATATGAGGAAAAATTATTGGATAATTTAGGACGTGTACGCTCTGTAGTTCAGGGGCCCGATGGCTATATTTATGCCGGGGTAGAAAATGTTGGAATAGTTAAAATTATTCCGAAAAATTAA
- a CDS encoding class II aldolase/adducin family protein produces the protein MKRKNKLIHPRDQITTIISRIYKRGMTTTSGGNISIIDDNGDIWVTPSAIDKGSLRASDIICVKKDGTIIGKHKPSSEFPFHKAIYEARPDIKSVIHAHPPALVSFSIVRQIPNTNIISQAKHICGPIGYAEYRLPGSEDLGDVIAEEFKKGFKAIIMENHGTVLGGSDLTDAFERFEALEFCARTILYGSQIGTPHYLSDAQIAKFEAQATGVLPEMETTEYPADEVEKRLEICEIVQRSCQQGLMISSYGTVSMRWNDNDFLITPTGINRWDIDLDDIVQIKDGKREAGKKPSRAAWIHQEIYNRNPKVNSIIMTQSPYLMAFGVTKSYLNVRTIPESWIFLQDINMVKYGNHFRENNNSEIIDNCATALIIENDSVIITGDKLLQTFDYLEVAEFSAKSIVLGNSLGDMVPINDEQVEDLRKKFLS, from the coding sequence ATGAAAAGAAAAAATAAATTAATTCATCCAAGAGACCAAATTACTACAATAATTAGTAGAATTTATAAACGTGGAATGACCACAACTTCTGGTGGTAATATTTCAATAATAGACGATAACGGCGATATTTGGGTAACTCCTTCTGCGATTGATAAAGGCTCTTTAAGAGCTTCAGATATTATTTGTGTAAAAAAGGATGGAACTATTATTGGTAAACATAAACCCTCTTCAGAATTTCCTTTCCATAAAGCGATTTATGAAGCGCGTCCAGATATAAAATCGGTTATTCATGCGCATCCACCGGCCTTAGTGTCATTTAGTATTGTACGTCAAATTCCAAATACGAACATCATTTCTCAAGCCAAACATATTTGTGGGCCTATAGGCTATGCAGAGTATAGATTGCCAGGGAGTGAAGATTTAGGCGATGTGATTGCAGAAGAATTCAAAAAAGGATTCAAAGCTATTATCATGGAAAATCATGGAACTGTTTTAGGCGGAAGTGATTTAACCGATGCTTTTGAACGTTTTGAAGCTTTAGAGTTTTGTGCACGCACTATTTTGTACGGGTCGCAAATAGGGACACCTCATTATTTGTCGGATGCACAGATAGCAAAATTTGAAGCACAGGCAACAGGAGTTTTGCCAGAAATGGAGACTACCGAGTATCCTGCAGATGAAGTTGAAAAACGACTTGAAATATGTGAAATCGTACAGCGTTCCTGTCAGCAAGGCTTGATGATAAGCTCTTACGGGACGGTTTCTATGCGTTGGAACGACAATGATTTTCTTATAACGCCAACAGGAATTAATCGTTGGGATATAGATTTAGACGATATTGTTCAAATAAAAGACGGCAAGCGCGAGGCTGGTAAAAAACCAAGTAGAGCCGCTTGGATACATCAAGAGATTTACAACCGTAACCCAAAGGTTAACTCCATTATAATGACACAATCTCCGTATTTAATGGCATTTGGAGTTACAAAAAGTTATTTAAACGTGCGTACTATTCCAGAAAGTTGGATCTTTTTACAAGATATAAATATGGTGAAATACGGTAATCATTTTAGAGAAAATAATAATTCTGAAATCATAGATAATTGTGCCACAGCATTAATTATTGAAAATGATTCAGTAATTATTACAGGCGATAAATTACTACAAACTTTTGATTATTTAGAAGTCGCAGAATTTAGTGCAAAATCAATAGTTCTAGGGAATTCCTTAGGAGACATGGTGCCTATCAATGATGAACAGGTAGAAGATTTACGAAAAAAGTTTTTATCATAA
- the udk gene encoding uridine kinase, with amino-acid sequence MLIIGITGGTGCGKTTVVNQILNELPDAEVGVISQDSYYNDTSHLSYDERKKINFDHPKSIDFDLLVDHLKQLKSGEAIQQPVYSFVKHNRTGDTILTHPRKVMIVEGILIFTHPEIRNLFDIKIFVHADSDERLIRRLKRDIAERGRDLDEVLNRYQTTLKPMHQQFIEPMKEYADLIVPNNKFNTVAINVVRTIINEKLL; translated from the coding sequence ATGCTAATTATAGGAATTACCGGTGGTACGGGTTGTGGTAAAACAACAGTAGTAAATCAGATATTAAACGAACTCCCAGATGCCGAAGTAGGAGTAATTTCTCAAGATTCCTATTATAACGACACCTCTCACCTGTCGTACGACGAGCGTAAAAAAATTAATTTCGACCATCCTAAATCGATTGATTTTGATTTGCTAGTCGATCATTTAAAACAACTTAAATCGGGTGAGGCCATACAACAACCTGTTTATTCGTTTGTAAAACATAACAGAACGGGAGACACTATTTTGACGCATCCGCGGAAGGTGATGATTGTAGAGGGCATTTTAATTTTTACACATCCTGAAATTCGAAACTTATTCGATATTAAAATATTTGTTCATGCCGATAGTGACGAACGATTAATTAGACGTTTAAAACGTGATATTGCCGAGCGTGGCCGTGATTTAGACGAGGTTTTAAACCGATACCAAACCACGTTAAAACCCATGCATCAGCAGTTTATCGAGCCTATGAAAGAGTATGCAGATCTTATTGTACCTAACAACAAATTTAATACGGTTGCCATAAATGTAGTGCGTACCATTATTAACGAAAAACTATTATGA
- a CDS encoding alpha-hydroxy acid oxidase, with amino-acid sequence MAIKFDNRYPSIDDLRAKAQKKIPKFAFEYLDGGCNEDVNLKRNTSELRDVQLKPNYLRAHQGASLKTKLFGIEYDAPFGIAPVGLQGLMWPNSPEILAKAAFEHNIPFILSTVTTTSIERASELTQGKAWFQLYHPTENRLRDDIIKRAEAAECPVLVILCDVPTFGFRPRDIRNGLAMPPKMNLTNILQAFGRPDWSLQTLKHGIPSFEVLKPYMPKGLDLTQLGKFMDDTFSGRLNEEKIKPIRDMWKGKLVLKGVASEFDTEEAIRLGLDGIIVSNHGGRQLDAGQSTIKPLSTIAEKYGDQIEVMMDSGIRSGPDVARAMASGAKFTFMGRSFMYGVSALGKQGGNHTISLLKTELQQVMDQLCCATTSDFPDHLIK; translated from the coding sequence ATGGCCATAAAGTTTGATAATCGCTATCCTTCAATAGATGATTTAAGAGCTAAAGCTCAGAAAAAAATACCAAAATTTGCTTTTGAATATTTAGATGGGGGATGTAATGAAGATGTAAATTTAAAACGAAATACATCAGAATTAAGAGATGTACAACTCAAGCCAAATTATTTAAGGGCACATCAAGGAGCATCTTTAAAAACAAAATTATTTGGGATCGAATACGACGCACCTTTTGGCATTGCACCGGTAGGTTTACAAGGATTAATGTGGCCCAATTCGCCAGAGATATTGGCTAAAGCCGCTTTTGAGCATAATATTCCTTTTATTCTCAGCACAGTAACCACGACGAGTATCGAGCGCGCAAGCGAATTAACCCAAGGAAAAGCATGGTTTCAATTGTATCATCCAACCGAAAATCGATTGAGAGACGATATTATTAAACGTGCAGAAGCGGCAGAGTGTCCAGTTTTAGTTATTCTGTGCGATGTCCCAACATTCGGGTTTAGACCAAGAGATATTAGGAATGGCTTGGCAATGCCTCCAAAAATGAATCTCACTAACATTTTACAAGCATTTGGACGACCAGATTGGAGTTTGCAAACCTTAAAACATGGTATCCCAAGCTTTGAAGTTTTAAAGCCCTATATGCCTAAAGGACTAGACTTAACACAATTGGGTAAGTTTATGGACGATACTTTTAGTGGTCGATTAAATGAAGAAAAAATAAAACCTATTCGCGATATGTGGAAAGGTAAATTAGTGCTTAAAGGTGTGGCTTCCGAATTTGATACAGAAGAAGCGATTAGGTTAGGTCTTGATGGAATAATTGTGTCCAATCACGGCGGACGTCAATTAGACGCTGGACAGTCCACGATAAAACCGTTAAGCACCATTGCCGAAAAGTATGGTGACCAGATAGAGGTGATGATGGACAGTGGGATTCGTTCCGGTCCCGATGTGGCACGTGCCATGGCAAGTGGGGCTAAATTCACTTTCATGGGACGCTCCTTTATGTACGGTGTTTCTGCACTTGGAAAACAAGGTGGAAATCATACCATTTCCTTATTGAAAACAGAATTACAACAAGTCATGGATCAGCTTTGTTGTGCAACAACAAGTGATTTTCCAGATCACTTAATTAAATAA
- a CDS encoding FGGY-family carbohydrate kinase — protein MKKKVTAVFDIGKTNKKFFLFDKDFKEVHKEYISFDEIEDEDGHPTENLQALQAWLKDVFNRILKAEEFDVKAINFSTYGASLVHIDENGNPLTPLYNYTKSLPEHIVTSFFDTYGPREAFLKTTGCSDLSMLNSGLQLYWLKKEQPEVYKKIKYSLHLPQYLSYVFTGIPLSEYTSIGCHTGLWDYVKMDYHSWVYNEGFHTILPPIVSTETSVNMNYNGTRIKIGVGIHDSSAALLPYVRSIKKKFVLVSTGTWSIVFNPFTEQPIATEVEGNEAINYMRINGKPVKATRLFLGNEYKLQVKKLDEAFGVADDYHRHVKFDYELYSKITDNFKPCFKWESIDDETMAEKTNMAFENYEQAYHQLMTELVLLQIQSIQKAIGTDAISRLYVDGGFSDNDVYIKLLAHEFRHMKLRTTDSSLGSALGAAIAISDAKLNSKFLKKNYALKKHVPFIVS, from the coding sequence ATGAAGAAAAAAGTAACAGCCGTATTTGATATAGGCAAGACCAACAAGAAATTTTTCTTATTCGATAAGGATTTTAAGGAAGTACATAAAGAGTACATTTCATTTGATGAAATAGAAGATGAAGACGGGCATCCTACAGAAAACCTTCAGGCCTTACAAGCGTGGTTAAAAGACGTGTTTAATCGTATTCTTAAAGCGGAGGAATTTGATGTAAAAGCTATAAACTTTTCTACCTATGGTGCTAGTTTGGTTCATATCGATGAAAATGGGAATCCTTTAACGCCGCTTTACAATTATACAAAGTCGTTACCCGAACATATAGTAACTTCTTTTTTCGATACCTACGGGCCAAGAGAGGCTTTTCTAAAAACCACAGGGTGCTCAGATTTGAGTATGTTAAACTCAGGTCTACAGTTGTATTGGTTAAAAAAAGAGCAACCAGAGGTCTATAAAAAAATTAAATACAGCTTGCATTTACCGCAATATCTTAGTTATGTTTTTACTGGTATACCTTTAAGTGAATACACGAGTATTGGCTGCCATACTGGACTTTGGGATTATGTAAAAATGGATTATCACAGTTGGGTTTATAACGAAGGATTTCATACGATTTTACCACCAATAGTGTCTACAGAGACTAGTGTTAACATGAATTATAATGGTACACGAATTAAGATAGGTGTTGGTATTCATGATAGTTCTGCAGCACTTCTGCCTTATGTAAGAAGCATAAAAAAGAAATTTGTATTAGTCTCTACAGGGACGTGGAGCATAGTTTTTAATCCGTTTACAGAGCAGCCCATTGCGACCGAAGTTGAAGGAAACGAAGCTATTAATTACATGCGAATTAATGGGAAGCCAGTAAAAGCAACACGTTTATTTTTAGGCAATGAATACAAATTACAAGTAAAGAAATTAGATGAAGCTTTTGGGGTTGCCGATGATTATCACCGCCATGTTAAGTTTGATTACGAGTTGTATTCAAAAATTACAGACAACTTTAAACCTTGTTTTAAATGGGAAAGTATTGATGATGAAACTATGGCTGAAAAAACCAATATGGCTTTTGAAAATTACGAGCAGGCGTATCATCAATTAATGACCGAGCTGGTTTTACTTCAAATACAAAGCATACAAAAAGCCATTGGTACCGATGCGATTTCAAGATTATATGTCGATGGTGGTTTTAGTGATAACGATGTGTATATAAAATTATTAGCGCATGAATTTAGACATATGAAATTACGTACTACCGATTCCTCTTTAGGTTCTGCATTGGGAGCAGCGATTGCTATTTCTGATGCCAAATTAAATTCTAAATTTCTAAAAAAGAATTACGCCCTTAAAAAGCATGTACCTTTTATAGTAAGCTAA
- a CDS encoding site-specific integrase codes for MQTTNTFAIIFFTRKSKTDSKNLSIYARVTVNGKRSEISLKRHVLLSQWDSSKSRGKGKSKEITVLNTYLDQAYIKLLDCHRQLLEQGDLITSKTIKAKYLGEGDVYKTLTDLITYHNTTMLQVLKPGTMKNYYTSEKYLKQFLSTSLKVDDVYLKQLNYRFVTDFEFFLRRLKNVKGNLSLANNGVMKHLERFKKILNLGVKLEWIERNPFEKIKLKFDKHDRAYLTTKELQFLEDTHYYNDRLERVKDCFLFACYTGLSFIDEKNLIKKQITKGIDGNYWIFTRREKTSQTVKVPILPKAMQIIEKYKDYSTDYVFPMISNQKTNKYLKEIAMDCNFQKKLTFHVARHTFATTVMLSNGVPIETVSKLLGHTKLSTTQIYARVVESKISEDFSKLLTRMKSLNDIDNEIMNV; via the coding sequence ATGCAAACAACAAACACATTCGCGATTATTTTCTTCACAAGAAAATCTAAAACAGACTCGAAAAATTTATCTATTTATGCACGAGTAACTGTTAATGGAAAACGCTCGGAAATTAGTCTTAAAAGACATGTTTTATTGAGCCAATGGGATAGCTCCAAGAGTAGAGGTAAAGGGAAGTCAAAGGAGATAACTGTCTTAAATACGTATTTGGATCAAGCCTATATTAAGCTACTAGATTGTCATAGACAATTATTAGAACAAGGTGACCTTATTACTTCAAAAACCATAAAGGCTAAATATTTAGGGGAGGGTGATGTTTATAAAACACTAACAGATTTAATAACGTATCATAATACAACTATGCTTCAAGTTTTGAAGCCTGGAACTATGAAAAATTATTATACTTCCGAAAAGTACTTAAAGCAATTTTTAAGTACTAGTTTAAAAGTTGATGATGTGTATTTGAAACAATTAAATTATCGTTTTGTAACAGATTTTGAATTCTTTTTACGACGCTTAAAAAATGTAAAGGGTAATCTGTCATTAGCCAATAACGGGGTAATGAAACATCTAGAGCGTTTTAAGAAGATTTTGAATTTAGGCGTTAAATTAGAATGGATTGAAAGAAATCCCTTTGAAAAAATTAAATTAAAGTTCGATAAGCATGATAGGGCTTATCTGACAACTAAAGAGCTGCAGTTTTTAGAAGATACTCATTATTATAATGATAGATTAGAGAGGGTTAAGGATTGTTTTTTGTTTGCGTGTTACACGGGTTTATCCTTCATAGATGAAAAGAATCTAATTAAAAAACAAATTACTAAGGGTATCGACGGTAACTATTGGATTTTTACAAGACGAGAAAAAACATCACAAACCGTTAAGGTGCCAATTCTTCCCAAGGCAATGCAAATTATAGAAAAATATAAAGATTATTCAACAGATTATGTTTTTCCCATGATATCGAATCAGAAAACAAACAAATATTTAAAGGAAATAGCTATGGACTGTAACTTTCAAAAGAAACTAACATTTCATGTCGCGCGACATACTTTTGCAACAACAGTAATGCTATCAAATGGTGTGCCTATAGAAACGGTTTCAAAACTATTAGGCCATACAAAATTATCGACAACTCAAATTTATGCAAGAGTAGTTGAGAGCAAGATTAGTGAAGATTTTAGTAAGTTGTTGACAAGAATGAAGAGTTTGAATGATATTGATAACGAAATTATGAACGTTTGA
- a CDS encoding FtsB family cell division protein encodes MKFKFFNHKYVKPFTNPFVIPGIGFAIWMLFFDSNSFLIHNELNNDIDELNEQKEYYINEITKDRKAYKKLNTEEGIEKFARETYYLKRENEDIYIIEYEDSLKTQSDE; translated from the coding sequence ATGAAGTTTAAATTTTTCAATCACAAATATGTTAAACCCTTCACAAATCCCTTCGTAATTCCTGGGATTGGCTTTGCTATTTGGATGTTATTCTTCGATAGTAATTCCTTTTTAATTCATAACGAATTAAACAACGACATCGACGAGCTTAATGAGCAAAAGGAATATTATATTAATGAAATAACGAAAGATAGAAAAGCTTATAAAAAATTAAACACCGAAGAAGGAATCGAAAAATTCGCACGTGAAACGTACTATTTAAAGCGTGAAAATGAAGACATTTACATCATTGAATACGAAGATAGTTTAAAAACACAAAGCGATGAGTAA